Proteins from a single region of candidate division WOR-3 bacterium:
- a CDS encoding PQQ-binding-like beta-propeller repeat protein — MKNITRCLLLAFTMALGGNWVTSGGDPARTGLSDEFGPTQPDLVWQGTVNGLFGLPVFIWQDRLVTCRFQTIDYAPIVCQSIDDGRIIWTRDFPGTNSRSIPVGFRDNRVYAINFQESHYDTLYALSPDNGTTIWRARMTVEMSITESVTFCENGDLLVQGSGFKIARINCMNGDTVWTCYRLWPVTGSCDLCVFGNTAYGYYGTIAGISLIAIDLATGRIRDSVRLQDMHPGGPTPQAAPMVGPDGTIYAHVVGDNITAVRDSGDSLKVLWVREISVSPYSPFAHFAVGPDSTVYVASNGRILRLDPADGMAIDSSLPINDGNIFQCRLAIDRAGRVYASNGGFSSGALYCFSQDLELRWSVPVASINTSGPAIGSDGILTVAGNGTTLLAYRTPTATRDLPARPRPVPMLLARPNPFRSRTAISLRSAVVSSSGLTIYDAGGARVRTLQADSYERPAISTFVWDGCDQSGRRMPAGAYIGEAGGTTISLVLTR, encoded by the coding sequence ATGAAGAACATCACTCGATGCTTGCTTCTCGCCTTTACTATGGCTCTGGGTGGAAACTGGGTGACATCAGGCGGGGATCCAGCAAGAACCGGACTATCAGACGAGTTCGGTCCGACTCAGCCGGACCTCGTCTGGCAGGGAACGGTCAATGGTCTGTTCGGTCTGCCGGTGTTCATCTGGCAGGACCGGCTTGTCACCTGCCGGTTTCAGACGATTGACTACGCGCCAATTGTGTGCCAGAGCATTGACGACGGCCGGATAATCTGGACGCGTGACTTTCCGGGCACAAACAGTCGCTCAATTCCGGTTGGATTCCGTGATAACCGGGTATATGCGATCAACTTTCAGGAGTCGCACTACGACACTCTTTATGCTCTGTCTCCGGACAACGGTACCACAATCTGGAGGGCGCGCATGACAGTGGAAATGAGCATCACCGAGAGCGTGACATTCTGCGAGAACGGCGACCTTCTTGTTCAGGGCTCTGGCTTCAAGATAGCCCGTATTAATTGCATGAACGGCGACACGGTCTGGACTTGCTACCGACTGTGGCCGGTGACTGGAAGCTGTGACCTGTGTGTGTTCGGTAATACTGCCTACGGCTACTATGGTACGATCGCGGGAATTTCGCTTATTGCGATTGACCTTGCGACCGGACGAATCCGCGACTCGGTGCGACTGCAAGATATGCATCCTGGCGGGCCGACGCCCCAGGCTGCGCCGATGGTCGGCCCGGACGGCACAATCTACGCCCATGTTGTCGGTGACAACATCACTGCGGTCCGCGATTCGGGCGACAGCTTGAAAGTGCTGTGGGTCAGAGAAATATCAGTCTCGCCCTATTCACCCTTTGCCCACTTTGCAGTTGGTCCAGATTCAACCGTGTACGTTGCCTCGAATGGCCGCATATTGCGTCTTGACCCGGCGGACGGTATGGCAATAGATTCGTCGTTACCAATAAACGATGGCAATATTTTCCAGTGTCGGCTTGCAATTGACCGAGCCGGTCGGGTGTATGCGTCGAACGGAGGATTTTCTTCGGGTGCGTTGTACTGCTTCAGCCAGGACCTTGAGTTGCGCTGGTCTGTGCCGGTAGCAAGCATCAATACGTCTGGGCCGGCGATCGGGTCCGACGGGATTCTCACCGTCGCTGGCAACGGTACAACACTGTTGGCGTACAGGACGCCAACCGCAACGAGAGACTTACCAGCGCGCCCCCGTCCGGTTCCGATGCTTCTTGCCAGGCCGAATCCCTTCCGTAGCAGAACGGCCATCAGTTTGCGGTCTGCAGTCGTTAGTTCATCAGGGTTGACTATCTATGATGCTGGCGGTGCCCGTGTTCGCACCCTGCAGGCTGACAGTTACGAACGACCGGCTATCAGCACGTTCGTGTGGGATGGCTGTGACCAGTCGGGCCGACGCATGCCGGCTGGCGCCTACATTGGCGAGGCCGGTGGTACGACCATAAGCCTTGTTCTGACAAGATAG
- a CDS encoding cupin domain-containing protein, with protein MLIKHLADCREILAGDNTRLRELLHPERDPAKIGYSLAIARLEPGQLSLPHRLKQTEVYYIIRGAGTMHVGTEAAPVSAGDVVYIPSEATQWLENDGDGPVEFACIVEPAWRPEDETVLPGA; from the coding sequence GTGCTTATTAAGCACCTCGCTGATTGTCGTGAGATTCTTGCGGGTGACAATACGCGATTGCGCGAGCTGCTTCACCCCGAGCGAGACCCAGCGAAAATCGGCTACTCGCTTGCGATTGCTCGGCTTGAGCCCGGCCAGTTATCGCTGCCGCACCGTCTGAAGCAGACTGAGGTCTACTACATCATTAGAGGGGCCGGCACGATGCACGTCGGCACGGAAGCCGCTCCTGTCAGTGCCGGTGATGTGGTGTACATTCCGTCAGAGGCGACCCAATGGCTTGAGAATGACGGTGATGGTCCGGTTGAGTTTGCCTGCATTGTCGAGCCGGCCTGGCGGCCCGAGGACGAAACGGTTCTTCCCGGAGCGTAG
- a CDS encoding aromatic amino acid ammonia-lyase, which produces MAVVLDGKSLKISDVVRVARQREKVELAGTARERINRCRGFIEEKVRERAVMYGITTGIGELSETILTPEQTEQFQRYIVYSHSAGCGVPLPEEVVRAGICSRINVLANGNSGIRLAVVETLVEMLNRGVTPVVFDKGSVGACGDLSPMSQMALVLLGEGEAYYEGRRMSGAEAMKAAGIPTIRFEARDGLATINGSNMTAGWGALELEDAGHYYKVSEIAAALTLEVLNANMAAYDERIHKVRGYPGAITCAENIRRLTQDSEMLKQPGKKVQDAYSLRSTPQVTGGARDALAWARLMFEIELNGVGDNPLFFPEDKAYLTGANFQGTPLGLALDLTGASVTMVAVLSERRTNRLLNRNLSSGLPAFLTKGAGMFSGLMLTQYTQGMLICEDRILSAPASVGSIPAAADQEDFVSMCFTAALKTNQILANAWYVLAIELMAGAQAVEFRKPLRLGRGTQVAYDFVRRHVDKLVEDRPMQYDINNLAEAVKSGGLLDAVEKEIGKLG; this is translated from the coding sequence ATGGCAGTAGTGCTTGATGGCAAGAGCCTTAAGATTTCCGACGTTGTCCGGGTGGCAAGGCAACGCGAGAAGGTCGAGCTGGCCGGTACCGCAAGAGAGCGGATCAACCGTTGCCGCGGCTTCATCGAAGAGAAGGTTCGGGAGCGAGCCGTGATGTACGGCATCACAACCGGCATCGGCGAGCTGTCGGAGACGATTCTTACTCCAGAGCAGACCGAGCAGTTTCAGCGCTACATCGTCTATTCGCACTCGGCCGGGTGTGGCGTGCCGCTGCCCGAAGAAGTAGTCCGGGCCGGCATCTGCTCGCGCATCAACGTGCTGGCAAACGGTAACTCAGGCATAAGGTTGGCGGTTGTCGAAACGCTGGTCGAGATGCTGAACCGGGGTGTGACACCGGTCGTGTTCGACAAAGGGTCGGTTGGCGCGTGCGGGGATTTGTCGCCAATGAGCCAGATGGCGCTCGTACTGCTCGGCGAGGGTGAGGCCTACTACGAGGGCAGACGGATGAGCGGGGCCGAAGCAATGAAGGCGGCCGGGATTCCAACCATTCGATTTGAGGCCCGGGACGGCCTCGCAACGATAAACGGCTCGAACATGACCGCCGGCTGGGGTGCACTTGAGCTTGAGGACGCCGGACATTACTACAAGGTGTCGGAAATCGCGGCGGCACTGACGCTTGAAGTCCTGAACGCTAACATGGCCGCTTACGACGAACGGATTCACAAGGTGCGCGGGTATCCGGGTGCCATCACCTGTGCTGAGAACATCCGCCGTCTGACCCAGGATTCCGAGATGCTCAAGCAGCCGGGGAAGAAAGTTCAGGACGCCTACAGTCTGCGTTCGACTCCACAGGTTACCGGCGGCGCACGCGACGCACTCGCCTGGGCCCGCCTGATGTTTGAGATCGAGCTCAATGGCGTTGGCGACAATCCACTCTTCTTCCCGGAAGATAAGGCTTACCTGACCGGCGCCAATTTCCAGGGAACTCCGCTTGGGCTCGCGCTCGACCTCACCGGTGCGAGCGTGACGATGGTTGCGGTACTTTCTGAGCGTCGTACCAACCGGTTGCTCAACCGTAACCTGTCGTCCGGTCTGCCAGCATTCTTGACCAAAGGAGCAGGTATGTTCTCCGGTCTGATGCTGACCCAGTACACTCAGGGAATGCTTATCTGCGAGGACCGGATTCTGTCCGCACCGGCATCGGTCGGCTCGATTCCAGCCGCGGCTGACCAAGAGGACTTCGTCTCGATGTGCTTCACCGCTGCACTTAAGACGAACCAGATTCTCGCCAATGCATGGTACGTCCTTGCAATCGAACTGATGGCCGGTGCCCAAGCGGTTGAATTCCGAAAACCGCTTCGGCTCGGCCGGGGCACGCAGGTGGCCTACGATTTCGTGCGCCGCCACGTTGACAAACTGGTTGAGGACCGGCCGATGCAGTACGACATCAACAATCTGGCTGAGGCTGTAAAGTCGGGCGGGCTCCTCGACGCGGTCGAGAAGGAAATCGGGAAACTGGGCTGA
- a CDS encoding Mut7-C RNAse domain-containing protein yields MEQVATSDESRFFCDEMLGRLARELRLIGLDVEYRRGIRGMQAYREARGANRVFLTRNKRLGKLPGAYFVTAQTAPQQVSEVREKFATGTSPEAPRMPSDRALSRCLVCNETLVSISREQARPLVPFFIYQIHHEFSRCPRCRRVYWPGSHAKDMVQRVAARQPDVEAMTRPRRRFGFGRRPRHGQDKQGTTTE; encoded by the coding sequence GTGGAACAGGTTGCGACATCCGATGAAAGCCGCTTCTTCTGCGACGAGATGCTCGGACGGCTGGCTCGGGAGCTCCGTCTCATTGGCCTGGACGTCGAATATCGCCGCGGGATTCGCGGTATGCAGGCTTATCGTGAAGCACGCGGCGCCAACCGGGTATTCCTTACCCGCAACAAGCGGCTGGGTAAGTTGCCCGGCGCCTATTTTGTGACTGCCCAGACCGCACCGCAGCAGGTGTCCGAGGTGAGAGAGAAATTTGCCACCGGCACATCCCCGGAAGCGCCGCGGATGCCGTCCGACAGAGCTCTTTCCCGATGCCTTGTGTGTAACGAGACGCTCGTGAGCATCAGCCGGGAACAGGCCCGGCCGCTGGTTCCATTTTTCATCTATCAGATACACCATGAATTTTCGCGCTGTCCCAGATGCAGACGGGTGTACTGGCCGGGCAGTCACGCGAAAGATATGGTGCAGCGCGTCGCGGCCCGGCAGCCCGATGTTGAAGCTATGACCCGGCCGCGGCGGCGGTTTGGCTTTGGCCGGCGACCACGGCACGGTCAGGATAAACAAGGGACGACCACGGAGTAA